One genomic region from Ochotona princeps isolate mOchPri1 chromosome 5, mOchPri1.hap1, whole genome shotgun sequence encodes:
- the SCRN3 gene encoding secernin-3: MQPCSCDTFVALPPATVGNRIIFGKNSDRLCDEVQEVVYFPAAIHSLGERVKCTYIEIDQAPATYAVVLSRPAWLWGAEMGANEHGVCIGNEAVWGREPVCDEEALLGMDLVRLGLERADTAEKALNVIVDLLEKHGQGGNCTEGVMEFSYHNSFLIADRTEAWILETAGRRWAAEKVQEGVRNISNQLSITTKIDQEHPDMKNYAKQQGWWDGKKEFDFAATYSYLDTAKMNASSGRYCEGYKLLNKHKGNINFETMMEILRDKPSGINMEGGFMTTASMVSVLPQDPSLPCVHFFTGTPDPDRSVFKPFIFVPHISQLLDTSSPTFEVEDPVKKKPHLKPDRRHPLYQKHQQALEILDNNKEKAKTLLDNMRKLEKELFEEMESMLQNKHFDVDKIVNLFSQSTKDEIRIYNSNISS; the protein is encoded by the exons atgcaGCCTTGTTCCTGTGACACTTTTGTGGCATTACCTCCAGCAACAGTTGGAAACAGAATTATTTTTGGGAAGAATTCAGATAGACTCTGTGATGAAGTGCAAGAAGTAGTTTATTTTCCTGCTGCAATTCATAGCCTTGGAGAACGTGTAAAG tgtaCTTACATAGAGATTGATCAAGCCCCTGCAACGTATGCTGTGGTACTTAGTCGCCCAGCTTGGTTGTGGGGGGCGGAAATGGGAGCCAATGAACATGGAGTTTGCATTGGGAATGAAGCTGTGTGGGGAAGAGAACCAGTTTGTGATGAAGAAGCACTCCTGGGCATGGACCTCGTGAG ACTTGGCCTTGAGAGAGCTGATACAGCTGAAAAAGCCCTCAATGTTATTGttgatttattagaaaaacatgGCCAGGGTGGCAACTGCACAGAGGGTGTGATGGAATTCAGCTATCACAACAGTTTCCTGATAGCTGATAGGACTGAAGCTTGGATTCTAGAGACTGCAGGGAGGCGCTGGGCAGCAGAGAAAGTGCAAG agGGAGTTCGTAATATTTCTAATCAGCTCTCTATAACAACCAAGATTGATCAGGAACACCCGGACATGAAAAACTATGCTAAGCAGCAAGGCTGGTGGGATGGCAAGAAAGAGTTTGATTTTGCTGCCACATACTCTTATCTCGATACAGCCAAGATGAATGCTTCGTCAGGCAGATACTGTGAAGGCTACAAGCTGCTGAATAAACACAAAG gaaacataaattttgaaacaatgatGGAGATTCTTCGAGATAAACCAAGTGGCATTAATATGGAGGGTGGATTCATGACAACTGCAAGCATGGTTTCTGTTTTACCTCAAGACCCCAGCCTGCCCTGTGTTCACTTCTTTACAGGAACTCCCGATCCTGACCG ATCTGTTTTTAAGCCTTTCATATTTGTGCCACATATTTCACAACTGTTGGATACCAGTTCACCCACATTTGAAGTTGAAGACCCAGTAAAAAAGAAACCACACCTTAAGCCTGACAGAAGACACCCACTCTACCAAAAACATCAACAGGCATTGGAAATATTAGATAATAATAAG gAAAAAGCTAAAACTTTGTTGGACAACATGAGGAAACTGGAGAAAGAActatttgaagagatggaatcAATGCTTCAAAACAAGCATTTTGATGTGGATAAGATTGTTAATCTCTTTTCTCAAAGTACAAAAGATGAAATTAGAATTTATAACTCAAATATCAGTTCGTAG